A single Macaca mulatta isolate MMU2019108-1 chromosome 15, T2T-MMU8v2.0, whole genome shotgun sequence DNA region contains:
- the SLC34A3 gene encoding sodium-dependent phosphate transport protein 2C isoform X4 — MPSSLPGSQVPHPTLDAVDLVDRTLRNEGTSSSAPILEEGDTDPWALSQLKDTSQPWKELSVAGRLRRVAGSVFKACGLLGSLYFFICSLDVLSSAFQLLGSKMAGDIFKDNVVLSNPVAGLVIGVLVTALVQSSSTSSSIVVSMVAAKLLTVRASVPIIMGVNVGTSITSTLVSMAQSGDRDEFQRAFSGSAVHGIFNWLTVLVLLPLESATALLERLSELALGAASLSPGAQAPDILKVLTKPLTHLIVQLDSNVIMSSATGNATNRSLIKRWCGTTGQPTRENSSNCGAFGPCMERNSTAPVDRLPCRHLFAGTELTDLAVGCILLAGSLLVLCGCLVLIVKLLNSVLRGRVARAVRTVINADFPFPLGWLGGYLALLAGAGLTFALQSSSVFTAAIVPLMGVGVISLDRAYPLLLGSNIGTTTTALLAALASPADRMLSALQVALIHFFFNLAGILLWYLVPALRLPIPLARHFGAVTARYRWVAGVYLLLGFLLLPLAAFGLSLAGGTVLAAVGGPLVGLVLLVILVTVLQRHRPAWLPARLRSWAWLPLWLHSLEPWDRLVTRCCPCNVCSPPKATTKEAHCYENPEVLASQQL; from the exons ATGCCGAGTTCCCTCCCGGGCAGCCAGGTCCCCCACCCCACTCTGGACGCGGTTGACCTAGTGGACAGGACTCTGAGGAATGAAG GGACCTCCAGTTCTGCTCCAATCTTGGAGGAGGGGGACACAGACCCCTGGGCCCTCTCTCAGCTGAAGGACACAAGCCAGCCCTGGAAAG AGCTCAGTGTGGCCGGCAGGCTGCGCCGCGTGGCCGGCAGCGTCTTCAAAGCCTGCGGGCTCCTCGGCAGCCTGTACTTCTTCATCTGCTCCCTGGACGTCCTCAGCTCCGCCTTCCAGCTGCTGGGCA GCAAAATGGCTGGAGACATCTTCAAGGACAATGTGGTGCTGTCCAACCCTGTGGCTGGACTGGTCATTGGCGTGCTGGTCACAGCCCTGGTGCAGAGTTCCAGCACATCCTCCTCCATCGTAGTCAGCATGGTGGCTGCTAAGT TGCTGACTGTCCGGGCGTCTGTGCCCATCATCATGGGTGTCAACGTCGGCACATCCATCACCAGCACCCTGGTCTCAATGGCGCAGTCAGGGGACCGGGATGAATTTCAGAG GGCTTTCAGCGGCTCAGCGGTGCATGGGATCTTCAACTGGCTCACGGTGCTAGTCCTGCTGCCACTGGAGAGCGCCACGGCCCTGCTGGAGAGGCTGAGCGAGCTGGCCCTGGGTGCTGCCAGCCTGTCACCCGGGGCGCAGGCACCCGACATCCTCAAGGTGCTGACGAAGCCGCTCACACACCTCATCGTGCAG CTGGACTCCAACGTGATCATGAGCAGTGCCACAGGCAACGCCACCAACCGCAGCCTCATTAAGCGATGGTGCGGCACCACGGGGCAGCCG aCCCGGGAGAACAGCAGCAACTGTGGAGCCTTCGGCCCCTGCATGGAGAGGAACAGCACAGCCCCGGTGGACAGGTTGCCCT GCCGCCACCTGTTTGCGGGCACGGAGCTCACGGACCTGGCCGTGGGCTGCATCCTGCTGGCCGGCTCCCTGCTGGTGCTCTGCGGCTGCCTGGTCCTCATAGTCAAGCTGCTCAACTCTGTGCTGCGTGGCCGCGTGGCCCGGGCCGTGAGGACGGTCATCAATGCGG ATTTCCCCTTCCCACTGGGCTGGCTCGGGGGCTACCTGGCCCTCCTTGCGGGCGCCGGCCTGACCTTCGCACTGCAGAGCAGCAGCGTCTTCACGGCGGCCATCGTGCCCCTCATGG GGGTCGGGGTGATCAGTCTGGACCGGGCGTACCCCCTCTTACTGGGCTCCAACATCGGCACCACCACCACGGCCCTGCTGGCCGCCCTGGCCAGCCCCGCAGACAGGATGCTCAGCGCCCTGCAG GTCGCCCTCATCCACTTCTTCTTCAACCTGGCCGGCATCCTGCTGTGGTACCTGGTGCCTGCACTGCGGTTGCCCATCCCGCTGGCCAGGCACTTCGGGGCGGTGACTGCCCGTTACCGCTGGGTGGCCGGGGTCTACCTGCTGCTCGGATTCCTGCTGCTGCCCCTGGCGGCCTTCGGGCTCTCCCTGGCAGGGGGCACGGTGCTGGCTGCTGTCGGGGGTCCCCTGGTGGGGCTGGTGCTCCTCGTCATCCTGGTCACTGTGCTACAGCGGCACCGGCCGGCCTGGTTGCCTGCCCGCCTGCGCTCTTGGGCCTGGCTCCCCCTCTGGCTTCACTCTCTGGAGCCCTGGGACCGCCTGGTGACCCGCTGCTGCCCCTGCAATGTCTGCAGCCCCCCAAAGGCCACCACCAAAGAGGCCCACTGCTACGAGAACCCTGAGGTCTTGGCCTCCCAGCAGTTGTGA
- the SLC34A3 gene encoding sodium-dependent phosphate transport protein 2C isoform X5 yields MPSSLPGSQVPHPTLDAVDLVDRTLRNEGTSSSAPILEEGDTDPWALSQLKDTSQPWKELSVAGRLRRVAGSVFKACGLLGSLYFFICSLDVLSSAFQLLGSKMAGDIFKDNVVLSNPVAGLVIGVLVTALVQSSSTSSSIVVSMVAAKLLTVRASVPIIMGVNVGTSITSTLVSMAQSGDRDEFQRAFSGSAVHGIFNWLTVLVLLPLESATALLERLSELALGAASLSPGAQAPDILKVLTKPLTHLIVQLDSNVIMSSATGNATNRSLIKRWCGTTGQPTRENSSNCGAFGPCMERNSTAPVDRPPPVCGHGAHGPGRGLHPAGRLPAGALRLPGPHSQAAQLCAAWPRGPGREDGHQCGFPLPTGLARGLPGPPCGRRPDLRTAEQQRLHGGHRAPHGGRGDQSGPGVPPLTGLQHRHHHHGPAGRPGQPRRQDAQRPAGRPHPLLLQPGRHPAVVPGACTAVAHPAGQALRGGDCPLPLGGRGLPAARIPAAAPGGLRALPGRGHGAGCCRGSPGGAGAPRHPGHCATAAPAGLVACPPALLGLAPPLASLSGALGPPGDPLLPLQCLQPPKGHHQRGPLLREP; encoded by the exons ATGCCGAGTTCCCTCCCGGGCAGCCAGGTCCCCCACCCCACTCTGGACGCGGTTGACCTAGTGGACAGGACTCTGAGGAATGAAG GGACCTCCAGTTCTGCTCCAATCTTGGAGGAGGGGGACACAGACCCCTGGGCCCTCTCTCAGCTGAAGGACACAAGCCAGCCCTGGAAAG AGCTCAGTGTGGCCGGCAGGCTGCGCCGCGTGGCCGGCAGCGTCTTCAAAGCCTGCGGGCTCCTCGGCAGCCTGTACTTCTTCATCTGCTCCCTGGACGTCCTCAGCTCCGCCTTCCAGCTGCTGGGCA GCAAAATGGCTGGAGACATCTTCAAGGACAATGTGGTGCTGTCCAACCCTGTGGCTGGACTGGTCATTGGCGTGCTGGTCACAGCCCTGGTGCAGAGTTCCAGCACATCCTCCTCCATCGTAGTCAGCATGGTGGCTGCTAAGT TGCTGACTGTCCGGGCGTCTGTGCCCATCATCATGGGTGTCAACGTCGGCACATCCATCACCAGCACCCTGGTCTCAATGGCGCAGTCAGGGGACCGGGATGAATTTCAGAG GGCTTTCAGCGGCTCAGCGGTGCATGGGATCTTCAACTGGCTCACGGTGCTAGTCCTGCTGCCACTGGAGAGCGCCACGGCCCTGCTGGAGAGGCTGAGCGAGCTGGCCCTGGGTGCTGCCAGCCTGTCACCCGGGGCGCAGGCACCCGACATCCTCAAGGTGCTGACGAAGCCGCTCACACACCTCATCGTGCAG CTGGACTCCAACGTGATCATGAGCAGTGCCACAGGCAACGCCACCAACCGCAGCCTCATTAAGCGATGGTGCGGCACCACGGGGCAGCCG aCCCGGGAGAACAGCAGCAACTGTGGAGCCTTCGGCCCCTGCATGGAGAGGAACAGCACAGCCCCGGTGGACAG GCCGCCACCTGTTTGCGGGCACGGAGCTCACGGACCTGGCCGTGGGCTGCATCCTGCTGGCCGGCTCCCTGCTGGTGCTCTGCGGCTGCCTGGTCCTCATAGTCAAGCTGCTCAACTCTGTGCTGCGTGGCCGCGTGGCCCGGGCCGTGAGGACGGTCATCAATGCGG ATTTCCCCTTCCCACTGGGCTGGCTCGGGGGCTACCTGGCCCTCCTTGCGGGCGCCGGCCTGACCTTCGCACTGCAGAGCAGCAGCGTCTTCACGGCGGCCATCGTGCCCCTCATGG GGGTCGGGGTGATCAGTCTGGACCGGGCGTACCCCCTCTTACTGGGCTCCAACATCGGCACCACCACCACGGCCCTGCTGGCCGCCCTGGCCAGCCCCGCAGACAGGATGCTCAGCGCCCTGCAG GTCGCCCTCATCCACTTCTTCTTCAACCTGGCCGGCATCCTGCTGTGGTACCTGGTGCCTGCACTGCGGTTGCCCATCCCGCTGGCCAGGCACTTCGGGGCGGTGACTGCCCGTTACCGCTGGGTGGCCGGGGTCTACCTGCTGCTCGGATTCCTGCTGCTGCCCCTGGCGGCCTTCGGGCTCTCCCTGGCAGGGGGCACGGTGCTGGCTGCTGTCGGGGGTCCCCTGGTGGGGCTGGTGCTCCTCGTCATCCTGGTCACTGTGCTACAGCGGCACCGGCCGGCCTGGTTGCCTGCCCGCCTGCGCTCTTGGGCCTGGCTCCCCCTCTGGCTTCACTCTCTGGAGCCCTGGGACCGCCTGGTGACCCGCTGCTGCCCCTGCAATGTCTGCAGCCCCCCAAAGGCCACCACCAAAGAGGCCCACTGCTACGAGAACCCTGA
- the SLC34A3 gene encoding sodium-dependent phosphate transport protein 2C isoform X8, with protein sequence MPSSLPGSQVPHPTLDAVDLVDRTLRNEGTSSSAPILEEGDTDPWALSQLKDTSQPWKELSVAGRLRRVAGSVFKACGLLGSLYFFICSLDVLSSAFQLLGSKMAGDIFKDNVVLSNPVAGLVIGVLVTALVQSSSTSSSIVVSMVAAKLLTVRASVPIIMGVNVGTSITSTLVSMAQSGDRDEFQRAFSGSAVHGIFNWLTVLVLLPLESATALLERLSELALGAASLSPGAQAPDILKVLTKPLTHLIVQLDSNVIMSSATGNATNRSLIKRWCGTTGQPTRENSSNCGAFGPCMERNSTAPVDRLPCRHLFAGTELTDLAVGCILLAGSLLVLCGCLVLIVKLLNSVLRGRVARAVRTVINADFPFPLGWLGGYLALLAGAGLTFALQSSSVFTAAIVPLMGRPHPLLLQPGRHPAVVPGACTAVAHPAGQALRGGDCPLPLGGRGLPAARIPAAAPGGLRALPGRGHGAGCCRGSPGGAGAPRHPGHCATAAPAGLVACPPALLGLAPPLASLSGALGPPGDPLLPLQCLQPPKGHHQRGPLLREP encoded by the exons ATGCCGAGTTCCCTCCCGGGCAGCCAGGTCCCCCACCCCACTCTGGACGCGGTTGACCTAGTGGACAGGACTCTGAGGAATGAAG GGACCTCCAGTTCTGCTCCAATCTTGGAGGAGGGGGACACAGACCCCTGGGCCCTCTCTCAGCTGAAGGACACAAGCCAGCCCTGGAAAG AGCTCAGTGTGGCCGGCAGGCTGCGCCGCGTGGCCGGCAGCGTCTTCAAAGCCTGCGGGCTCCTCGGCAGCCTGTACTTCTTCATCTGCTCCCTGGACGTCCTCAGCTCCGCCTTCCAGCTGCTGGGCA GCAAAATGGCTGGAGACATCTTCAAGGACAATGTGGTGCTGTCCAACCCTGTGGCTGGACTGGTCATTGGCGTGCTGGTCACAGCCCTGGTGCAGAGTTCCAGCACATCCTCCTCCATCGTAGTCAGCATGGTGGCTGCTAAGT TGCTGACTGTCCGGGCGTCTGTGCCCATCATCATGGGTGTCAACGTCGGCACATCCATCACCAGCACCCTGGTCTCAATGGCGCAGTCAGGGGACCGGGATGAATTTCAGAG GGCTTTCAGCGGCTCAGCGGTGCATGGGATCTTCAACTGGCTCACGGTGCTAGTCCTGCTGCCACTGGAGAGCGCCACGGCCCTGCTGGAGAGGCTGAGCGAGCTGGCCCTGGGTGCTGCCAGCCTGTCACCCGGGGCGCAGGCACCCGACATCCTCAAGGTGCTGACGAAGCCGCTCACACACCTCATCGTGCAG CTGGACTCCAACGTGATCATGAGCAGTGCCACAGGCAACGCCACCAACCGCAGCCTCATTAAGCGATGGTGCGGCACCACGGGGCAGCCG aCCCGGGAGAACAGCAGCAACTGTGGAGCCTTCGGCCCCTGCATGGAGAGGAACAGCACAGCCCCGGTGGACAGGTTGCCCT GCCGCCACCTGTTTGCGGGCACGGAGCTCACGGACCTGGCCGTGGGCTGCATCCTGCTGGCCGGCTCCCTGCTGGTGCTCTGCGGCTGCCTGGTCCTCATAGTCAAGCTGCTCAACTCTGTGCTGCGTGGCCGCGTGGCCCGGGCCGTGAGGACGGTCATCAATGCGG ATTTCCCCTTCCCACTGGGCTGGCTCGGGGGCTACCTGGCCCTCCTTGCGGGCGCCGGCCTGACCTTCGCACTGCAGAGCAGCAGCGTCTTCACGGCGGCCATCGTGCCCCTCATGG GTCGCCCTCATCCACTTCTTCTTCAACCTGGCCGGCATCCTGCTGTGGTACCTGGTGCCTGCACTGCGGTTGCCCATCCCGCTGGCCAGGCACTTCGGGGCGGTGACTGCCCGTTACCGCTGGGTGGCCGGGGTCTACCTGCTGCTCGGATTCCTGCTGCTGCCCCTGGCGGCCTTCGGGCTCTCCCTGGCAGGGGGCACGGTGCTGGCTGCTGTCGGGGGTCCCCTGGTGGGGCTGGTGCTCCTCGTCATCCTGGTCACTGTGCTACAGCGGCACCGGCCGGCCTGGTTGCCTGCCCGCCTGCGCTCTTGGGCCTGGCTCCCCCTCTGGCTTCACTCTCTGGAGCCCTGGGACCGCCTGGTGACCCGCTGCTGCCCCTGCAATGTCTGCAGCCCCCCAAAGGCCACCACCAAAGAGGCCCACTGCTACGAGAACCCTGA
- the SLC34A3 gene encoding sodium-dependent phosphate transport protein 2C isoform X6 gives MRTGAAPCRPVGTKIRAWAWVCPCPKSMPSSLPGSQVPHPTLDAVDLVDRTLRNEGTSSSAPILEEGDTDPWALSQLKDTSQPWKELSVAGRLRRVAGSVFKACGLLGSLYFFICSLDVLSSAFQLLGSKMAGDIFKDNVVLSNPVAGLVIGVLVTALVQSSSTSSSIVVSMVAAKLLTVRASVPIIMGVNVGTSITSTLVSMAQSGDRDEFQRAFSGSAVHGIFNWLTVLVLLPLESATALLERLSELALGAASLSPGAQAPDILKVLTKPLTHLIVQLDSNVIMSSATGNATNRSLIKRWCGTTGQPTRENSSNCGAFGPCMERNSTAPVDRLPCRHLFAGTELTDLAVGCILLAGSLLVLCGCLVLIVKLLNSVLRGRVARAVRTVINADFPFPLGWLGGYLALLAGAGLTFALQSSSVFTAAIVPLMGRPHPLLLQPGRHPAVVPGACTAVAHPAGQALRGGDCPLPLGGRGLPAARIPAAAPGGLRALPGRGHGAGCCRGSPGGAGAPRHPGHCATAAPAGLVACPPALLGLAPPLASLSGALGPPGDPLLPLQCLQPPKGHHQRGPLLREP, from the exons ATGCGGACTGGTGCAGCCCCCTGCCGTCCGGTGGGCACCAAG ATCCGGGCCTGGGCCTGGGTCTGTCCCTGCCCGAAATCCATGCCGAGTTCCCTCCCGGGCAGCCAGGTCCCCCACCCCACTCTGGACGCGGTTGACCTAGTGGACAGGACTCTGAGGAATGAAG GGACCTCCAGTTCTGCTCCAATCTTGGAGGAGGGGGACACAGACCCCTGGGCCCTCTCTCAGCTGAAGGACACAAGCCAGCCCTGGAAAG AGCTCAGTGTGGCCGGCAGGCTGCGCCGCGTGGCCGGCAGCGTCTTCAAAGCCTGCGGGCTCCTCGGCAGCCTGTACTTCTTCATCTGCTCCCTGGACGTCCTCAGCTCCGCCTTCCAGCTGCTGGGCA GCAAAATGGCTGGAGACATCTTCAAGGACAATGTGGTGCTGTCCAACCCTGTGGCTGGACTGGTCATTGGCGTGCTGGTCACAGCCCTGGTGCAGAGTTCCAGCACATCCTCCTCCATCGTAGTCAGCATGGTGGCTGCTAAGT TGCTGACTGTCCGGGCGTCTGTGCCCATCATCATGGGTGTCAACGTCGGCACATCCATCACCAGCACCCTGGTCTCAATGGCGCAGTCAGGGGACCGGGATGAATTTCAGAG GGCTTTCAGCGGCTCAGCGGTGCATGGGATCTTCAACTGGCTCACGGTGCTAGTCCTGCTGCCACTGGAGAGCGCCACGGCCCTGCTGGAGAGGCTGAGCGAGCTGGCCCTGGGTGCTGCCAGCCTGTCACCCGGGGCGCAGGCACCCGACATCCTCAAGGTGCTGACGAAGCCGCTCACACACCTCATCGTGCAG CTGGACTCCAACGTGATCATGAGCAGTGCCACAGGCAACGCCACCAACCGCAGCCTCATTAAGCGATGGTGCGGCACCACGGGGCAGCCG aCCCGGGAGAACAGCAGCAACTGTGGAGCCTTCGGCCCCTGCATGGAGAGGAACAGCACAGCCCCGGTGGACAGGTTGCCCT GCCGCCACCTGTTTGCGGGCACGGAGCTCACGGACCTGGCCGTGGGCTGCATCCTGCTGGCCGGCTCCCTGCTGGTGCTCTGCGGCTGCCTGGTCCTCATAGTCAAGCTGCTCAACTCTGTGCTGCGTGGCCGCGTGGCCCGGGCCGTGAGGACGGTCATCAATGCGG ATTTCCCCTTCCCACTGGGCTGGCTCGGGGGCTACCTGGCCCTCCTTGCGGGCGCCGGCCTGACCTTCGCACTGCAGAGCAGCAGCGTCTTCACGGCGGCCATCGTGCCCCTCATGG GTCGCCCTCATCCACTTCTTCTTCAACCTGGCCGGCATCCTGCTGTGGTACCTGGTGCCTGCACTGCGGTTGCCCATCCCGCTGGCCAGGCACTTCGGGGCGGTGACTGCCCGTTACCGCTGGGTGGCCGGGGTCTACCTGCTGCTCGGATTCCTGCTGCTGCCCCTGGCGGCCTTCGGGCTCTCCCTGGCAGGGGGCACGGTGCTGGCTGCTGTCGGGGGTCCCCTGGTGGGGCTGGTGCTCCTCGTCATCCTGGTCACTGTGCTACAGCGGCACCGGCCGGCCTGGTTGCCTGCCCGCCTGCGCTCTTGGGCCTGGCTCCCCCTCTGGCTTCACTCTCTGGAGCCCTGGGACCGCCTGGTGACCCGCTGCTGCCCCTGCAATGTCTGCAGCCCCCCAAAGGCCACCACCAAAGAGGCCCACTGCTACGAGAACCCTGA
- the SLC34A3 gene encoding sodium-dependent phosphate transport protein 2C isoform X3, whose translation MRTGAAPCRPVGTKIRAWAWVCPCPKSMPSSLPGSQVPHPTLDAVDLVDRTLRNEGTSSSAPILEEGDTDPWALSQLKDTSQPWKELSVAGRLRRVAGSVFKACGLLGSLYFFICSLDVLSSAFQLLGSKMAGDIFKDNVVLSNPVAGLVIGVLVTALVQSSSTSSSIVVSMVAAKLLTVRASVPIIMGVNVGTSITSTLVSMAQSGDRDEFQRAFSGSAVHGIFNWLTVLVLLPLESATALLERLSELALGAASLSPGAQAPDILKVLTKPLTHLIVQLDSNVIMSSATGNATNRSLIKRWCGTTGQPTRENSSNCGAFGPCMERNSTAPVDRPPPVCGHGAHGPGRGLHPAGRLPAGALRLPGPHSQAAQLCAAWPRGPGREDGHQCGFPLPTGLARGLPGPPCGRRPDLRTAEQQRLHGGHRAPHGGRGDQSGPGVPPLTGLQHRHHHHGPAGRPGQPRRQDAQRPAGRPHPLLLQPGRHPAVVPGACTAVAHPAGQALRGGDCPLPLGGRGLPAARIPAAAPGGLRALPGRGHGAGCCRGSPGGAGAPRHPGHCATAAPAGLVACPPALLGLAPPLASLSGALGPPGDPLLPLQCLQPPKGHHQRGPLLREP comes from the exons ATGCGGACTGGTGCAGCCCCCTGCCGTCCGGTGGGCACCAAG ATCCGGGCCTGGGCCTGGGTCTGTCCCTGCCCGAAATCCATGCCGAGTTCCCTCCCGGGCAGCCAGGTCCCCCACCCCACTCTGGACGCGGTTGACCTAGTGGACAGGACTCTGAGGAATGAAG GGACCTCCAGTTCTGCTCCAATCTTGGAGGAGGGGGACACAGACCCCTGGGCCCTCTCTCAGCTGAAGGACACAAGCCAGCCCTGGAAAG AGCTCAGTGTGGCCGGCAGGCTGCGCCGCGTGGCCGGCAGCGTCTTCAAAGCCTGCGGGCTCCTCGGCAGCCTGTACTTCTTCATCTGCTCCCTGGACGTCCTCAGCTCCGCCTTCCAGCTGCTGGGCA GCAAAATGGCTGGAGACATCTTCAAGGACAATGTGGTGCTGTCCAACCCTGTGGCTGGACTGGTCATTGGCGTGCTGGTCACAGCCCTGGTGCAGAGTTCCAGCACATCCTCCTCCATCGTAGTCAGCATGGTGGCTGCTAAGT TGCTGACTGTCCGGGCGTCTGTGCCCATCATCATGGGTGTCAACGTCGGCACATCCATCACCAGCACCCTGGTCTCAATGGCGCAGTCAGGGGACCGGGATGAATTTCAGAG GGCTTTCAGCGGCTCAGCGGTGCATGGGATCTTCAACTGGCTCACGGTGCTAGTCCTGCTGCCACTGGAGAGCGCCACGGCCCTGCTGGAGAGGCTGAGCGAGCTGGCCCTGGGTGCTGCCAGCCTGTCACCCGGGGCGCAGGCACCCGACATCCTCAAGGTGCTGACGAAGCCGCTCACACACCTCATCGTGCAG CTGGACTCCAACGTGATCATGAGCAGTGCCACAGGCAACGCCACCAACCGCAGCCTCATTAAGCGATGGTGCGGCACCACGGGGCAGCCG aCCCGGGAGAACAGCAGCAACTGTGGAGCCTTCGGCCCCTGCATGGAGAGGAACAGCACAGCCCCGGTGGACAG GCCGCCACCTGTTTGCGGGCACGGAGCTCACGGACCTGGCCGTGGGCTGCATCCTGCTGGCCGGCTCCCTGCTGGTGCTCTGCGGCTGCCTGGTCCTCATAGTCAAGCTGCTCAACTCTGTGCTGCGTGGCCGCGTGGCCCGGGCCGTGAGGACGGTCATCAATGCGG ATTTCCCCTTCCCACTGGGCTGGCTCGGGGGCTACCTGGCCCTCCTTGCGGGCGCCGGCCTGACCTTCGCACTGCAGAGCAGCAGCGTCTTCACGGCGGCCATCGTGCCCCTCATGG GGGTCGGGGTGATCAGTCTGGACCGGGCGTACCCCCTCTTACTGGGCTCCAACATCGGCACCACCACCACGGCCCTGCTGGCCGCCCTGGCCAGCCCCGCAGACAGGATGCTCAGCGCCCTGCAG GTCGCCCTCATCCACTTCTTCTTCAACCTGGCCGGCATCCTGCTGTGGTACCTGGTGCCTGCACTGCGGTTGCCCATCCCGCTGGCCAGGCACTTCGGGGCGGTGACTGCCCGTTACCGCTGGGTGGCCGGGGTCTACCTGCTGCTCGGATTCCTGCTGCTGCCCCTGGCGGCCTTCGGGCTCTCCCTGGCAGGGGGCACGGTGCTGGCTGCTGTCGGGGGTCCCCTGGTGGGGCTGGTGCTCCTCGTCATCCTGGTCACTGTGCTACAGCGGCACCGGCCGGCCTGGTTGCCTGCCCGCCTGCGCTCTTGGGCCTGGCTCCCCCTCTGGCTTCACTCTCTGGAGCCCTGGGACCGCCTGGTGACCCGCTGCTGCCCCTGCAATGTCTGCAGCCCCCCAAAGGCCACCACCAAAGAGGCCCACTGCTACGAGAACCCTGA
- the SLC34A3 gene encoding sodium-dependent phosphate transport protein 2C isoform X7, whose amino-acid sequence MPSSLPGSQVPHPTLDAVDLVDRTLRNEGTSSSAPILEEGDTDPWALSQLKDTSQPWKELSVAGRLRRVAGSVFKACGLLGSLYFFICSLDVLSSAFQLLGSKMAGDIFKDNVVLSNPVAGLVIGVLVTALVQSSSTSSSIVVSMVAAKLLTVRASVPIIMGVNVGTSITSTLVSMAQSGDRDEFQRAFSGSAVHGIFNWLTVLVLLPLESATALLERLSELALGAASLSPGAQAPDILKVLTKPLTHLIVQLDSNVIMSSATGNATNRSLIKRWCGTTGQPTRENSSNCGAFGPCMERNSTAPVDRLPCRHLFAGTELTDLAVGCILLAGSLLVLCGCLVLIVKLLNSVLRGRVARAVRTVINADFPFPLGWLGGYLALLAGAGLTFALQSSSVFTAAIVPLMGVGVISLDRAYPLLLGSNIGTTTTALLAALASPADRMLSALQPVCGLLLGSPTGSVPETPGYAVPPLTGRGTRSAPWNPPSFLPLPCLCPLRPSRCRVLLHPLQEAPQTAPVCGLLQVWQPLEGLCVLPSCGPVPPPPRAWAVQSQHAGG is encoded by the exons ATGCCGAGTTCCCTCCCGGGCAGCCAGGTCCCCCACCCCACTCTGGACGCGGTTGACCTAGTGGACAGGACTCTGAGGAATGAAG GGACCTCCAGTTCTGCTCCAATCTTGGAGGAGGGGGACACAGACCCCTGGGCCCTCTCTCAGCTGAAGGACACAAGCCAGCCCTGGAAAG AGCTCAGTGTGGCCGGCAGGCTGCGCCGCGTGGCCGGCAGCGTCTTCAAAGCCTGCGGGCTCCTCGGCAGCCTGTACTTCTTCATCTGCTCCCTGGACGTCCTCAGCTCCGCCTTCCAGCTGCTGGGCA GCAAAATGGCTGGAGACATCTTCAAGGACAATGTGGTGCTGTCCAACCCTGTGGCTGGACTGGTCATTGGCGTGCTGGTCACAGCCCTGGTGCAGAGTTCCAGCACATCCTCCTCCATCGTAGTCAGCATGGTGGCTGCTAAGT TGCTGACTGTCCGGGCGTCTGTGCCCATCATCATGGGTGTCAACGTCGGCACATCCATCACCAGCACCCTGGTCTCAATGGCGCAGTCAGGGGACCGGGATGAATTTCAGAG GGCTTTCAGCGGCTCAGCGGTGCATGGGATCTTCAACTGGCTCACGGTGCTAGTCCTGCTGCCACTGGAGAGCGCCACGGCCCTGCTGGAGAGGCTGAGCGAGCTGGCCCTGGGTGCTGCCAGCCTGTCACCCGGGGCGCAGGCACCCGACATCCTCAAGGTGCTGACGAAGCCGCTCACACACCTCATCGTGCAG CTGGACTCCAACGTGATCATGAGCAGTGCCACAGGCAACGCCACCAACCGCAGCCTCATTAAGCGATGGTGCGGCACCACGGGGCAGCCG aCCCGGGAGAACAGCAGCAACTGTGGAGCCTTCGGCCCCTGCATGGAGAGGAACAGCACAGCCCCGGTGGACAGGTTGCCCT GCCGCCACCTGTTTGCGGGCACGGAGCTCACGGACCTGGCCGTGGGCTGCATCCTGCTGGCCGGCTCCCTGCTGGTGCTCTGCGGCTGCCTGGTCCTCATAGTCAAGCTGCTCAACTCTGTGCTGCGTGGCCGCGTGGCCCGGGCCGTGAGGACGGTCATCAATGCGG ATTTCCCCTTCCCACTGGGCTGGCTCGGGGGCTACCTGGCCCTCCTTGCGGGCGCCGGCCTGACCTTCGCACTGCAGAGCAGCAGCGTCTTCACGGCGGCCATCGTGCCCCTCATGG GGGTCGGGGTGATCAGTCTGGACCGGGCGTACCCCCTCTTACTGGGCTCCAACATCGGCACCACCACCACGGCCCTGCTGGCCGCCCTGGCCAGCCCCGCAGACAGGATGCTCAGCGCCCTGCAG CCCGTCTGCGGCCTGCTGCTCGGAAGCCCAACAGGTTCAGTTCCCGAAACCCCGGGTTACGCTGTGCCGCCGCTGACAGGAAGAGGCACGCGCAGCGCCCCCTGGAACCCACCCTCGTTCTTGCCTCTGCCCTGTCTCTGTCCACTTAGACCCTCCCGGTGCAGGGTCCTGCTCCACCCCCTGCAGGAAGCCCCCCAGACTGCACCTGTGTGTGGACTCCTCCAAGTCTGGCAGCCCCTGGAGGGGCTGTGTGTTCTCCCCTCCTGTGGCCCTGTGCCTCCTCCCCCCAGGGCATGGGCTGTGCAGTCTCAGCACGCTGGGGGCTGA